A window from Culex pipiens pallens isolate TS chromosome 3, TS_CPP_V2, whole genome shotgun sequence encodes these proteins:
- the LOC128093628 gene encoding uncharacterized protein LOC128093628: protein MRFLEVLTFSIVVIALVSCNECDHESCDQRKKFCARSESKYCECDTSLQKHVRSCPGGEVFNVRFGTCGVGAAQKQPCMLYRQSKGLK from the exons ATGAGGTTTCTGGAAG TTTTAACTTTTTCGATCGTTGTCATTGCACTTGTGAGTTGTAAT GAATGTGACCACGAGAGCTGCGACCAGAGGAAAAAGTTCTGCGCCAGAAGTGAGTCCAAGTACTGCGAGTGTGACACGAGCTTGCAGAAGCACGTCCGGTCCTGTCCCGGCGGGGAGGTGTTCAACGTCCGGTTCGGAACGTGTGGAGTGGGAGCTGCCCAGAAGCAACCGTGTATGCTGTACAGACAGTCGAAGGGgttgaaatga